A window of Cryptomeria japonica chromosome 3, Sugi_1.0, whole genome shotgun sequence contains these coding sequences:
- the LOC131037417 gene encoding peroxidase 4-like, which yields MRTNSLIACIGLVVLCSSLANGQLSSTFYDKTCSKALSTVKAAVKAAVAKEKRMGASLVRLHFHDCFVNGCDGSILLDDSSNITGEKTARPNANSVRGFDVVDTIKSNVEAVCSGVVSCADILAIAARDSVVELGGPSWTVQLGRRDSKTASLSGANSNIPAPTSSLSALISSFSNQGLSTKDMIALSGAHTIGQARCTNFRTHIYNETNINSAFATSVKAKCPSNGGDNNLSPLDVQTPIAFDNKYYANLRSQKGLLHSDQELFNGGSADSQVTTYSNNQNTFFSDFAAAMVNMGNINPLTGSSGEVRKNCRKPN from the exons ATGAGGACTAATAGCTTGATTGCATGTATTGGTTTGGTAGTCTTGTGTTCGAGTCTTGCCAATGGGCAGCTCAGTTCAACTTTCTACGATAAGACGTGTTCCAAGGCACTCTCTACTGTCAAAGCTGCGGTGAAAGCAGCGGTCGCCAAGGAAAAGCGCATGGGTGCATCGTTAGTCCGCCTTCACTTTCACGACTGTTTCGTTAAC GGTTGTGATGGGTCGATTCTGTTAGATGATTCATCAAACATTACCGGTGAAAAAACTGCGAGGCCCAACGCAAACTCAGTTAGAGGATTCGATGTGGTTGACACCATTAAATCTAATGTGGAGGCGGTGTGCAGTGGAGTTGTGTCTTGTGCTGACATTTTGGCCATTGCTGCTCGTGATTCAGTGGTCGAA TTAGGAGGGCCATCATGGACAGTACAACTGGGAAGGAGAGACTCAAAAACTGCAAGCCTGAGTGGTGCAAACAGCAACATTCCTGCACCCACATCCAGCCTCAGCGCACTTATCTCCTCTTTTAGTAATCAGGGTCTTTCCACAAAAGATATGATAGCCCTTTCAG GTGCTCATACAATTGGTCAAGCGCGGTGCACCAATTTCAGAACTCACATCTACAATGAAACGAATATAAACAGTGCATTTGCCACTTCTGTGAAGGCTAAGTGCCCAAGCAATGGTGGTGACAATAACTTGTCGCCCTTAGATGTGCAAACGCCCATTGCGTTTGATAACAAATACTACGCAAATCTGAGAAGTCAGAAAGGACTTCTTCACTCTGACCAGGAGCTATTCAATGGAGGCTCTGCTGATTCTCAAGTTACAACCTATTCTAACAATCAGAATACCTTTTTCAGTGATTTTGCAGCGGCCATGGTGAATATGGGAAACATAAACCCTCTCACTGGTAGCAGCGGAGAAGTCAGAAAGAATTGCAGGAAACCCAATTAG